AGCAGCATAACAGTCCACATAAATAGTGTTTCCTCTGAATATACTGAGCTGATGGCTGTTCCATGAATAGCGTTCTTCTAACACTGCAATCATGTCCAAAGGCATCACCTTACTGTCTTTCATTCTTGAGAACACTTCCTTGAGTTGTGCAACATCTGTGTCTGCTGTGTAGCTGTCTCCATAACAATCATACTCACgagcaaaatgttcttttgtgtCTGGAGACATGTGAATCATAAAGGCTGGCTGCCAAGGCACCAGCATTTTGgtttgaaaacactgaaggagCCACTCTGCCCTCACCACATCGTATTTGTTGGAAGCGATGATGTTTTTCACTCTGACATTCTCAGCTCCTACAATGACACAGTAAGTCTCTGGCCCCGGGTTCTGTACCACGCTGCCACCACATTCGGCTATTCTGCTTTCCAGTTCAGACTTTGAATATTTTCCCGTTCCTGTCATAACACAAAACTCAACATcttcaaatacatttgaaaCCTTGTTTACACTAGAAAGATCAGGAGCTTTAAATTGCTCAGCTATTCCAATTATCTTCTTCACCTTTGATAccgttttcctttttttctcttgtggcTCATCATACTCATCTACATGAAGGTGCTTAGATGCCAACttcccttctgctttgcttctgaGATCTTCTAACATGTCTGAAGTCATGCACTCGTACCATTCTTTGTCCTCTCTTATCTTCTCAATTCGGGGGAATCTCAAAGTACAGTCAGTTTTGTACATATCACTGTTAACAATCTCGGCTGCCTTGATCTGAACTATGACAGAGTTCCAAGGTTCAATGTACATTTCAGGTTTTTCAGTTCCACACAAAATGTTACAGGGAGGGTCCTTCCTATGGTAGGGCTTCCAGTGTTTAGCCAGTTTCAAACCTAGATCATACAATTCCTTCATAGTATAGCCAGAGCCAACACGACAAATAGAGTGGAAAACGGTAGGTTTTTCATTTGGAGGGGGCGTCTCTGCAATAGCGCACAGAAAATGAGACATCATTCCGCCACGTGAGCCCTTCCCCCAGTAACCACCAACAATTAAAAGGTCTAGTTCATCCATCAGCCCATTGATGTATTCCGGCTTGATTTTTAACCAGCCTTCCCCACGTTTGTCAGGCTTGTAGGTGGACATGGGATCTTTCACCATAATCCCTTCCTCTCTGTTATCTATTGCTTCATTTAAAGCATCAAttacttcttttcttgttctggCACTTTTTTTACGTACAACATGTATCCTGCCCGGTACCGGGGTAAATACACTACTTAAGATTTCGTATCTTTTGCTTAGTACTTCGTGCCCCAACTTCTGATCGTTAACCATCAATACATCGAACACACAGAAGCAGGTCTGCAGATCAGAGTCCTCCACCATTCTTTTTATGtcaaatctgtttcctttttgcataAAGGTTTGCGTCTCAGGATTGTAAGCCATCATTTCACCATCGAGAATGCAATTTTGTATGTTGCTCTTAAAAACATTATGAATAAATGGCGTTAAGGAACCATCAAGGGGGGAAGCACCGAACTGCTGAGTATAGTCAAACCCATTTcgggaaaaatatttatacacatcTCCATCTTTGTGCATCTGCATACGCTCACCATCCAGCTTAGTTTCTATGTAGAATAGCTGGTTATTCATTTGTTTCTCAATTTGCTGGACATCAGCAATAGCAGCGAGCATTGgtttaaaggcagaaaacaacATGATAGAAACATCACTAAGTGAGACAGAGGGATCATGCAGTTGTATGCAAACTTTCTCCAAATCAGTTGTGACGTTGTGTAATTCAACAGCATCAggatgaaaaatggaaaatatagtTTGTTGACTAACACCAAGCTTTAGATCCTTTATAATCATCCGGATGAGCCATTTTTGTTCCAATGCTGTGCTCTGGGTAATTAACTGAAGAAGACTTTTCTTTAACTGACCCTTGTTTTTAGCAACATTATTATTAGCTATCGCATCTAAGTGTTCATTGACTTGTTCTATTGTCAATCTGCCTTGTTTTGGACTCCTAGGTTTTAACACAAAATATGCAATCATTGCAAAATCTCCAGCATCTCCACGTGAGCCAGCAGGTGttctgtaatttaaaagctTCGCAgcatcttttccatcttttggTAAATTAAGCAGTTCAATATACAGCTTCGCAAGCATAGTTTCTTTAATTCCATATGccatcctttctctttccaactGTGGAAGAATAAGTCGCATAGCTGGATAAAAAGAATCTGTGACgtctttgtctttttgatgAAGAGCATCATGGAATTTTCTCCAGGAATCCAGAAAATCCTTGAAGTACTTAGTTTTCTCTGGACGAGATTTACATGTCTGTATTCGCTCCAGAGTAGAACACAGATCCGCAAAAGGCACGTGAGAGGCCACCGTTTTTTTAGGAGAAGGCTGTGAAGCAGGCGTGGAAGCCATCAGAGTCCGTATGTcactaagaacaaaaaaagtatatatttgtAGAGAAAGAAAACGCCAGCACGTTATTCTGTCTCgaaaaaaatatctctaacTGGGATTTActgattttctcatttttctaattAGGATTTAACCGTTATCTTTACTGAAAGGTCACCAGCTGGTACCACTGTCCTTAGCTATGTCCTCAGCAGCCAGGCTGCGACACTCTAACGCAAGGCATCACCTAGCCGAGAGGACTAGAAGACAGGAGACGGCACCGCGCACCCCTCCCGCTGCTGCGCAGGCCGGAGCTGTCACTGTTCGGGGACCGATTTCCTCCGCCACCCTCCCCCGGAGCACAGCCCGTCCCCGACACCACCCCGCCCTCAGCCCGCTCCTCCCCCGGCTCCTGCCGCCCGGCAGCTCCCCGGCGGCTGAGGAGACCCGCCGGGCCCGCCGTGGGCGGCGCTGAGGGAGCGGGGTCCTGCGAGGCCGGATGGCGCTCTCGGTGGGGGCACAGCGGCGGGGCCTGGGGGGAGACAGCGGCTGGGGCGCTCCCGGTGCTCCTCCCGCGGGCAGGCTCCacaccccttccccccccccgctacgGCGTTGCCATGgagacggggcggggggggacgggacacggACGGACGGACACCACCCAGGGGGCACCTTCCGCTCCGCAccggccgccccctccccggaGCGGACTGGCGGGCAGACGGGTGGGGGGAAcggccggccggccgccccCAGAGGAGACTTACGCGGAGCCGGGGGTACCCGCGGAGCCGGCGTCACACCGGTCGCCCTCCGCCCCGGAAGGGGAGGAGCGCCCCGTTGACGCCGCGGCCCGTGTTCTTCCACCGGGCGCCGTGGTTCCGGCCGCGCGGGGAGGCACCGGGTATCGCGGCGGCAGCGGTCGTGCCTGCGCAGTTACCGCAGCGGCGGGGAAGCGCTGGCGGAGCCCGGGgcgggggaagaaaaagggagaaaaaggggagCGGGCGGGCCCTGGCCCGGAAGCGGAAGCCGCGGCGGGCGTGACTTCCTGTCTCGGAAGGAGCGGTGGTTGAAGTTGCGCGTCGGGGTCTGTGCTGGCCTGAGGCACCGCCGGCGGCAGGCGCCGCCGCGGCCGTGCGGGAGGATGCGGCGGGTGGGTCTCACCtcgccccgggccgggcccgccccgccgggagTGAGCTGGGGTAGGCGTAGGTGGTGGTGGGCcggtcccgtcccgtccccgtCAGGCCGcgaaggggcagggggagccggGGGGCGAAAGCGGCGCGttggggccgggcgggcgggagcgggggaggggggcggcggcggccggcagGCTTGTTTTTGATTTGGTGTTTGGGGTCTCGCCGTGACTAAACGCGGCTCTTCCCTGGGCGGGGGTGGCTGGCGGGCGGGGTGCTGTCCCGTGGGCGTGCGCGGCTCCTGTGCCGGCCTTTCGGGACGTCTCTCCCGAGGAGCTGCTGCGTTGACAGCGCCGTTAAAAGTTCCTTCAGGTGCCTTCCTGGGAAGCCCTGGGACAGCTTTTGCATCTTCGCAGCAAGATCGTGCTCTAGTGTTTCGTTTGCCTCCGCTGCCATGTGGAACAATTTCTGCAGATGGGGATGCTTGTAGAAGATGGGGCAGATGATGATAACTTTAACGTTGCTTAATATGCCAAGTGAATATGTTGAAAAGGCTGAGCAGGATGTTTCTTTTAGGTAacaatggaaataatttaaCGTGCTTGGAACGTAATATGTTTTAGGAGCCCATGCTCAGTAGAAAGCTAAGGTTCTAATATGATAACTCTtctttgtttgttgttgttttgttttttttacacagTACCTTCATAATTCAAGACAGGCTTGTAAGGTTCAGTAAGATCTCTCAGTCGAGAGGGGAAGTATAGTAAAAGTTAAGGGGAAAACACTTTCATTTATGAGTGTGTACCACTTGATGCAGAGCTGTGGAAGTTTGCTGTTTGAAATAAGTAGGACAAGTGGCTTGCTGATTTTAAAAGCCAGAGCCCTTAAATGTCTGACACTTAGTTGTTcttactctgctttttccttggTTAGGAGTAGCTACTTtgctgttttaacttttttttttttttttttaatgagagtCTCTGTAAGATTTTAGTACTAAGAAAGtgtatttttcctgtccttACTAAACTTGTAGGTTTTCTTCCAGATTAGTTCCCCCTCTGAAACTAAGTTTTTACAGTTGAGTACTTAATATTTCTACTTACAGAAGTCTTCTGAATAAATATGAGTAAATGTGAAGCTTATGTAAATCTTGTCTGTGTCTGGAGGAGGTGGAGTGTAGGGGAAGGAAGTGCAGTAGAAAGAAACAGACGTTTTCAGATACTTCTCTGTGTTCTTAAGAAATacctcattttatttgtttgttttgaaactgtGAAATCTGAAGGATTGCAGTGAGTGTTAAAACTAAGTttttagggtttggggttttttttaaagctctttaatGAGAAGGCAGCTGTTAAACACCTGAATGCTCTTCTTGGCATTAACTTAAAGGCTGCTCATACACTAAAAGTTAGCTTTAAGGAGGTAATGTAAGTCTATCATAACTTTGTTGTTATGCACTATGTATGTTTTATACTGTGTGTTGTATGTATAGTCCAGGACATTTCGACATGATGCTTGAACTTCACTATAAGATGTTGTTTTCAAGTTTATCAGATGTTTCAAACAAGAGCTGAGCTTGATAGGAGGAGCATGAACATGATATGCATGGTTTCATTAGTAAAGCAGATGTAACTTCTAGCGATATTGGTTGTTAGCTCTTCCTAATTGTCTTTCAAGTAACTGAAGACCAACAGTGATTATGTGTgtaattcaaaagcaattttactCAAAGTTCATAAATGGAATTGTCTTTCAGGCAGAGATGAAGCCTGGGAAATCATCACATCCAAAGGTAAATGTTTTATAATGTGATCAGTGTATGAAAATAgcactttttaatattaaaaataaagacaaaaaatgcaacagaattTGTGGCAAAGACAAGAGTAATTTCAACTGCCgttcaaaatgaatgaaaaattgttCCCAAATACTTTAAGTATGCGCTTGGGTTTTTATGATCTTCAGTTGATAATGACATTAACCATTTAAGAATAGCATTAGGGCACAGCAGAATACTACTAAAATGTCTTGATCataaagactttatttttttcctcagaatttCTATTGTTATGAgtgatttatattttcagtaGTTACTTAATTATGGGATTTGTAGCTCATCTAATAGAACATAGAGGTCTGCAATAATTCCCGGACTGTGGATTCAGAAGTGGACATGTATAGATACAGACGTGTGTGTGCATATCTACATATGTGTATATCCCTGTGGCATAAAATTGAAACTCATTGCTtccaaatttcatttctgttttgagagGCAATACAGTTCTGTGGCTGTGTAAGCTGAACTAGTCTTTACTGGCCTTTAGGCCAAAGGCACAGCAGCAGTCTGGCTAAGTCTTACTTTCATTAGGTTGAATTGGACCGTATTGCTGTTCTTCTGTATTAATGGTTTCCACGATAGAACTTTGTATTTCAATATTGTCTTCTACTTGTCTCTTAAGTTTACAAGCATCATCAAAAAAAACACTTGTAGGAGCCACCAGCATTCACAAAGGCTAGCCTTTCTAATGCAGCATTATCAGAGGGACAGGAAGACATGTGAAGCAGATAGATGCTAGACGAAAGACCTCTGATCATATTTGTGACTAAGAAAACATCATCTGTGAGGAGAATGCAGAGGAACTGAGTTTATATAGTCTGGAGAAACTGAAGGTAGGTTACATATTTGGAGGTTAATAAACATTGAACTAGAAGTAAAGAATTTAACTTACTAAGTCTCCCTTCCTGTTAAgtattaggaaatattttctagtaATAAGAGTAGCTAAGAACAAGAACAGCTTATGTAGGAATTTCCATTAATATAAGAGTTACCTAGGAAAGCATCTACCAGATAAAACTGTATGGTTCTGCTCTTGATGACTGTATATTTGTCACAGACATTGACTCTCATGACAAgtttaaaaaaccagaaaatctcCCTTATGCTTGTTTTCATAGCCTCTAACTTAGTTTAAATAATCGGCTGTTATAAAATACTGTTACTGTGTATACTGTAAAATGGGATGTGACTTCCTGTTATAGGAAAACCTTGTCATTGGCGAAGTTATGACAATTACTTGATATATAGTGCTGCAGTACAATGTTCCTTCAAAAAAACAAGGTTGTTTTAGTGAAGCAAGAATTATTTCCAAGGGGTTAATGTTTTATCTAGGAGATTTGAAAAGGACATCTGTAGAGAAACCTTATTTCCCTGGCTGAAACAAAACTTCCACTAGCCTGCCACTGGCCAGCTTGCTGGCTTCCCTTGGTTCCAGTGTCTCCATCTGTAATACATGGATGATGTTTCATGCCATCTATCTGTAGAGCTGTGATACATCTAACAGTAGAAGGCAATATAACTGAGATAATCCTGTTAAACTGtcagccattaaaaaaaaaaattaactagtCATATTTGCAGGTGACAGATTAAAAAGTTCTCCTTTAGAAGACTTAGAGGTGCACACTTCTTGCCTTAACAGGGACATCAGGCAGTTATAGAGCTAGTCCGTAAGTGGTTCTTGTAGTCTAGGAACAGTAGTAGTTTTGTCTAGAAAGAGAAACAGGCTTGTCCAGGTGGTGGGTCCGCTCTGTTTCTCAGGTTGACCAGCTCAGACATCAAAGTCTAAATATAttgttctccctttccttccctatCCCCCCCCGCCTTTCCCTGATTGTTCTGGCACCGTATTAGTCACAAAAATTAGAGATACAGGAGAATCACAACATGTGCTCTTCGTAATTCAACATAGAGTTTTGCATCATAAGATGTTATATTGTAAACTGTTTGAAAGGTTTATAACTTCCCATCCACCACAACAATAATGGGAAATGAAGACCAAGAagaggtggtggggtttttttctctctctctgtgtagTCTTGCAGTATGTTGAACAGTCTCAAATCTCATACACCTCAAAAAGTATTGAGGAACACCTTATCACTCACTGAAAATTACTATATTAGCTTACCCTTTTTATTTATGTCCTTTAAGTGGAAATTTGGTTCTGCTTGCATCATCTACTGTTCAGGTCAAACAAGATAATGTTTGGAAGGCCTGCTACTTTGGGGTTCATAGAAAGCATGGTTTGCAGCTTTATTGAGAATGAGCTTTTATTGACTTGGTTTAGAGTCTCTTCTAGGCCTGTGTGCTTGTTTGAGAAAccataattttcctttctagtGATCTTTCAGTCGGTATtggaaggaggcagggaagaaCCTAGGAGAAACTTGTATCTTAGTTCTCTAGCTAACAAATCTTGCAGTAAGATGTGAAGTAAGAGACATGGTCTGATTCAAGCCTGGAAATGGACAGAACTGCTGAAGTTTCACATAGCtgggaagaaaactttaataGTCATGTAGTTGTTCACTAGTGCAGAGTAGTCAGCTTTACATAAATATGTAGGTGAGTATGAAACATTTGTGGCTGTGTAGTTTACCCTTCCTGCTAACTACCATAAGTTGAGTTCCAGTTGTAGGATGCATTAGTTTTGCAACTCCAGTAGCAAAGTTTTTATATGTACCTATATATATATCAGAAGTAATCACACAGCAGCAGTATATCAGTAGTATAGCATTTTGATAATATTAtcctactgaaatgaaaatagaagcAGTGCACAAATGATACTAACATAGCTTATAAAATCAGCTGTGAGTATCAGTCTTCAAATAGCAATTCTTAGTGTATATGGGATAGCCATCTGCAAAACTTAATTACCTTAAGTAAGATTTTTATGACTTCTTTGGGTTTTAGTAGTTGTTTTTAATGACGGGTCTCTTACTCTTTTGTGAATGTCTTGttgagaaagcatttttggagtctctttcattttgtaagAAAGTCAGCAAAATTTTGAATAGCGTGGATAAGGAGAGTGTTTTTACTGTGTCATTATCAGTGTTCTTATAGTCTTGAAATGTAATGCAGGAAATGTTTGTCAACTTCATTAGGAAGTTCTCTTACAAATTAAAGTATCTACTTTATGTGTCTCCTAATTACTGTGACTTCTTTACTAGAGAAATGGATCACaagaattaaattttcataTAGACAGTATTTGTGCGTACTTGGATGTGGATATTGAACATGAGCTCATAAACAATATAAGAGAATAAAGTTGGGATAACTGCTCTGTAGACTACTTTATAGTTCACCAGTTTTACATATTTGAAGTAGATACGCTATATAAAAGCTTAATTTCACATTGGTTAATATGTGAATCTTAAGATgtaacagatttatttttatttctgatttatatCTAATTGTCACATAAAATAATTAGAGATGGCAGTTTTTCCTGGTCATATTGAGTGCTTATCATATTTGCGGAGTGCAAAGGCTGTGACTGCAGAGGTCACCTTTTATCACTTGATCCTACCAAGATGGCTGGTGTAGTTGCAGCCCTCTCCAGTAGTATTAGGCCATACAGCTTATTTCGGTGTGGGTCCTGCAAGTGAATTGAATGCTTGGATGCATCTCTGCATGTCAGACTCCTTTGGAGTTCATTCGGCTTCTTACTGCACTACATCATTTTAGGAGGTTATAACATGGAGTGTGTCTAAACCGTAATTATTATCTGCTATATAACTTGGAGTGTTCTTAAACAAGTGAGCTTGTGTTGTCAATTCCAGGCGGTATGGTTATTCAACTCAGTGGCGACTGAACAGTTACTGTAGTTCTCATGTAGGTTTGGCAGTTTTTGCCTATTTCCATATTACACTTGAACCCAGCAGTGAATAATGTGAGAGATTCTGTGTATGCTGTGAGACATAAGTATCTCTTATGGTTGGAAAGAAGATTTAATACATTATCATTAACATCACTCTCCTCATTTTATGCTGCGTGTATGTTTTTGTCATGAGTCTGTTTTCATGTTTGGACTTTTCAGCAGTTGTGCTTTTCATTGATCAGAGAATAATGTAGTTAGCTGACTGTTTTCAGTGGTCTTGTGTGATGATGCAA
Above is a genomic segment from Gymnogyps californianus isolate 813 chromosome 1, ASM1813914v2, whole genome shotgun sequence containing:
- the LIG4 gene encoding DNA ligase 4, giving the protein MASTPASQPSPKKTVASHVPFADLCSTLERIQTCKSRPEKTKYFKDFLDSWRKFHDALHQKDKDVTDSFYPAMRLILPQLERERMAYGIKETMLAKLYIELLNLPKDGKDAAKLLNYRTPAGSRGDAGDFAMIAYFVLKPRSPKQGRLTIEQVNEHLDAIANNNVAKNKGQLKKSLLQLITQSTALEQKWLIRMIIKDLKLGVSQQTIFSIFHPDAVELHNVTTDLEKVCIQLHDPSVSLSDVSIMLFSAFKPMLAAIADVQQIEKQMNNQLFYIETKLDGERMQMHKDGDVYKYFSRNGFDYTQQFGASPLDGSLTPFIHNVFKSNIQNCILDGEMMAYNPETQTFMQKGNRFDIKRMVEDSDLQTCFCVFDVLMVNDQKLGHEVLSKRYEILSSVFTPVPGRIHVVRKKSARTRKEVIDALNEAIDNREEGIMVKDPMSTYKPDKRGEGWLKIKPEYINGLMDELDLLIVGGYWGKGSRGGMMSHFLCAIAETPPPNEKPTVFHSICRVGSGYTMKELYDLGLKLAKHWKPYHRKDPPCNILCGTEKPEMYIEPWNSVIVQIKAAEIVNSDMYKTDCTLRFPRIEKIREDKEWYECMTSDMLEDLRSKAEGKLASKHLHVDEYDEPQEKKRKTVSKVKKIIGIAEQFKAPDLSSVNKVSNVFEDVEFCVMTGTGKYSKSELESRIAECGGSVVQNPGPETYCVIVGAENVRVKNIIASNKYDVVRAEWLLQCFQTKMLVPWQPAFMIHMSPDTKEHFAREYDCYGDSYTADTDVAQLKEVFSRMKDSKVMPLDMIAVLEERYSWNSHQLSIFRGNTIYVDCYAAVNEPTTKIHGTTLSIRALELRFYGAKVVSHLEEGVSHVVIGEDCSRVKEMKALRRTFGKKFKIVSELWVTQSVEEGVPKNENQYLI